A region of Rhodamnia argentea isolate NSW1041297 chromosome 9, ASM2092103v1, whole genome shotgun sequence DNA encodes the following proteins:
- the LOC115739773 gene encoding alpha-farnesene synthase-like — MIELLEASHLALEGENILVEAKAFSTRILRERVSGLDGRLLKRAVHALELPMHWRVQWFDIKWQIGLYEQQEDKQSNLLELAKLNFNMVQATHQRDLREISRWWRDLGLIERVDFTRDRLVESFLCALGLSAGPWFSSLRKSLTKVVIFVLVIDDVYDLYGSLEELECFTAAITRWDSEQIQQLPECMKVCFRALRDVTYEIAYDIGKDEDWHQVLPHLTKAWVDFCKALLTEAKWDSTGHRPSLEEYLSNAWTSSSGPLIMSHAYYYVGHKKLEDVADLLQTNKDLIYNVSVIIRLCNDLGTSAAERDRGDAPSSVACYMREANVSEDVARRHIKELINQAWKSINARCFSNAEMPFLRPFIDVTVNAARVVHMLYQFGDGFGVQDGDIRRQILSTVIKRLPLD, encoded by the exons ATGATAGAGCTTCTTGAGGCTTCACATCTGGCTTTGGAAGGCGAAAACATTTTGGTCGAAGCGAAAGCCTTCTCGACTAGGATTCTCAGAGAAAGAGTCTCCGGTTTGGACGGTCGGCTCCTGAAACGCGCCGTCCATGCTTTGGAGCTTCCGATGCACTGGAGGGTTCAGTGGTTCGACATCAAATGGCAAATCGGCTTGTATGAGCAACAGGAGGACAAGCAAAGCAATCTGCTGGAGCTTGCCAAGCTCAATTTCAACATGGTCCAAGCCACACACCAAAGAGATCTTAGAGAGATATCCAG GTGGTGGAGGGATCTGGGACTTATCGAACGGGTGGACTTCACGAGGGATCGGCTGGTCGAAAGTTTCTTGTGCGCCCTCGGACTCTCTGCGGGACCATGGTTCAGCTCTCTCCGGAAATCTCTCACCAAGGTCGTCATCTTCGTATTGGTGATCGACGATGTCTACGACCTTTATGGCTCGTTGGAGGAGCTAGAATGCTTCACCGCTGCCATTACCAG ATGGGACTCGGAGCAGATTCAACAGCTTCCCGAATGCATGAAGGTCTGTTTCCGAGCGCTTCGCGATGTTACATATGAGATTGCCTATGACATTGGCAAGGATGAAGATTGGCATCAAGTGCTACCACATCTCACGAAAGCT TGGGTTGATTTTTGCAAAGCGTTACTTACTGAAGCAAAGTGGGACAGTACCGGCCACAGACCATCTTTGGAGGAGTACTTGAGCAATGCTTGGACATCATCTTCTGGACCGCTGATCATGTCTCATGCTTATTATTATGTGGGACACAAGAAATTGGAGGATGTTGCAGATTTGCTACAGACGAACAAGGATTTGATTTACAACGTGTCCGTGATAATTCGACTGTGCAACGACCTGGGAACGTCTGCG GCCGAAAGAGACAGAGGAGATGCTCCATCCTCGGTGGCGTGTTACATGCGAGAAGCGAACGTGTCAGAGGACGTCGCTCGGAGGCACATCAAGGAGTTGATAAACCAAGCATGGAAAAGCATTAATGCTCGTTGCTTCAGCAATGCTGAGATGCCATTTCTCCGACCCTTCATCGATGTCACCGTGAACGCGGCTCGTGTTGTGCATATGCTTTACCAGTTCGGAGATGGGTTCGGTGTCCAAGACGGCGACATTCGGCGGCAAATTCTATCTACTGTGATCAAGCGTCTCCCTCTCGACTGA